From the Clostridiales bacterium FE2011 genome, one window contains:
- a CDS encoding DAK2 domain-containing protein, with the protein MIQFKTIDGLLLRDMVMAGTAILEKNREAVDALNVFPVPDGDTGTNMSLTMQSATREINSKEFLRADEAANALAKGALKGARGNSGVITSQLLRGFAKALNGVEKITPVQFAEALMKGSEMAYKAVMKPKEGTILTVARVVAEDAMKQAQKAPDDYDQLISVILKSGEAILKKTPDMLPALKQAGVVDSGGRGLMLIYQGYAAVLRGEDITAADSLMEDDVQAVSDDCHDLTKDLTYTYCVSFKLTCFREDCDEHDLDSFRRRLNRIGDAVSVVGDLNGAEVHVHTDNPGFALDYGVELAEINEIKIDNLAAMKRALEEGVKTEEAAPEETEENSTPEKKYGFVAVSLGNGFSQFFKELNVDQIVEGGQTMNPSVDDLMNAIRQVKAECVYVLPNNGNVIFAANQAAELSPNDVRVIPTKNVAMGIAAAIAFQNDAEPDENMQRMTEAAQHVKTAMVTYAIRDSEYNGIEIKQGDIIGLHNGQIEFSGQSVHDVVLDMMKEIVTDEDELITVYYGADVSEADAKAIAEEIEEQYGDCDVEYHNGGQPLYYYLISVE; encoded by the coding sequence TTGATACAGTTTAAAACGATTGACGGTTTACTTCTGCGTGATATGGTAATGGCAGGTACTGCCATTCTGGAAAAAAACCGTGAAGCGGTTGATGCTCTCAACGTTTTCCCGGTTCCGGACGGAGATACCGGAACCAATATGTCTCTTACCATGCAGTCTGCCACAAGAGAGATCAACAGCAAGGAATTTCTTCGTGCTGATGAAGCTGCAAACGCATTGGCCAAGGGTGCACTGAAAGGTGCCCGCGGTAATTCCGGTGTTATCACAAGCCAGCTTCTGCGCGGTTTTGCCAAAGCGCTGAACGGTGTTGAAAAAATAACGCCCGTTCAGTTTGCAGAGGCTCTTATGAAAGGGTCTGAGATGGCGTATAAAGCCGTCATGAAACCCAAAGAAGGTACAATCCTGACTGTTGCAAGGGTTGTTGCCGAAGATGCAATGAAACAGGCACAGAAAGCACCTGATGATTATGATCAGCTGATTTCTGTCATTCTCAAAAGCGGGGAAGCAATCCTGAAAAAAACACCGGATATGCTTCCGGCACTGAAACAAGCAGGTGTTGTTGATTCCGGCGGACGCGGCCTGATGCTGATTTATCAGGGCTATGCTGCTGTTCTCAGAGGAGAGGACATTACGGCTGCCGATTCCCTGATGGAAGATGATGTACAGGCAGTTTCTGATGACTGCCACGATCTGACAAAGGATCTTACATACACTTATTGTGTATCATTCAAACTGACATGTTTCCGTGAGGACTGCGATGAGCATGATCTCGATTCATTCAGAAGAAGGCTGAACCGGATTGGCGATGCCGTATCCGTAGTAGGAGATCTGAACGGGGCTGAAGTTCATGTCCATACGGATAATCCCGGATTTGCCCTGGATTATGGTGTGGAACTCGCAGAAATCAACGAAATCAAGATTGATAATCTGGCTGCCATGAAACGTGCTCTGGAAGAAGGCGTGAAAACAGAAGAAGCTGCTCCGGAAGAAACGGAAGAAAACAGTACGCCTGAAAAGAAATACGGTTTTGTGGCTGTATCTCTAGGAAACGGTTTTTCACAGTTCTTTAAGGAACTGAATGTTGATCAGATTGTTGAAGGCGGACAAACCATGAATCCTTCCGTGGACGATCTGATGAACGCTATCCGGCAGGTGAAAGCAGAATGCGTTTATGTTCTTCCGAATAACGGAAATGTTATTTTTGCCGCAAATCAGGCTGCAGAATTATCACCCAATGACGTCCGTGTGATTCCCACCAAAAACGTTGCGATGGGGATTGCCGCTGCCATTGCGTTCCAGAATGACGCAGAACCGGACGAAAATATGCAGCGCATGACCGAAGCGGCCCAGCATGTAAAGACCGCAATGGTGACATATGCAATCCGTGACAGTGAATATAACGGCATTGAAATCAAACAGGGAGATATCATCGGGCTTCATAACGGTCAGATTGAATTCTCCGGACAATCTGTTCATGATGTTGTTCTGGACATGATGAAGGAAATCGTTACGGATGAAGATGAACTGATCACCGTCTATTACGGAGCAGATGTATCCGAAGCTGATGCGAAAGCCATCGCAGAAGAGATTGAAGAACAGTACGGAGACTGCGATGTGGAGTATCATAACGGCGGACAGCCTTTATATTATTATCTGATCTCTGTGGAGTAA
- a CDS encoding Asp23/Gls24 family envelope stress response protein — protein MECKVKNEYGTIYIAEDVMLKVVGYAALECYGIVAMSGQRATDGIVEWLGRENLTKGVQIRNVGDMLDVDLYIIVEYGISISEVCKTIIETVRYKLESTTGVKVRKISISVEGIRI, from the coding sequence ATGGAATGTAAAGTTAAGAATGAATACGGCACAATTTATATTGCTGAAGACGTCATGCTCAAGGTGGTCGGATATGCTGCACTTGAATGCTACGGCATCGTTGCGATGTCTGGACAGAGAGCAACCGATGGAATCGTTGAATGGCTTGGCAGAGAAAATCTGACAAAAGGTGTTCAGATCCGGAATGTGGGCGACATGCTTGATGTGGATCTTTACATCATTGTTGAATACGGCATCTCTATTTCAGAGGTATGTAAAACAATCATCGAAACAGTCAGGTATAAGCTCGAGAGCACTACAGGCGTGAAGGTCAGGAAAATCAGCATCTCTGTTGAAGGGATCCGTATTTGA
- a CDS encoding PLP-dependent aminotransferase family protein — translation MDISEVRFAHRFDQVTGSAIREIFKVIAQPGMISFAGGNPSLEALPDQQVSELAQYVLAHDGKAILQYGATEGYPPFVESLKSYVEDQLGVSIPAVLPVTGSTQAMDLLCKALLDPGDTVLVENPSFLGNLQCLKLYQANLVTVESDEDGLIPDDLELKIKKYHPKLLYTIPTFQNPTGKTLPDSRRRAVADLANKYGMVVAEDDPYRDLRYEGEKVRAIKSYDQNGWVMFLGSFSKTISPGLRIGYIAGDAGIIRKCTIGKQSTDVHSANLNQAVVDQYLRRNLLPDHISSICKGYGAKMHQMLQYLDQFPDGVSFTRPQGGLFIWAELPEHIDTVNLLSKAVERKVAYVPGTYFCADGGHMNTLRLNFSNSTPQQIETGMSILNDLIKSIL, via the coding sequence ATGGACATCTCCGAAGTCAGGTTTGCCCACAGGTTTGATCAGGTCACCGGCAGCGCAATCCGTGAAATATTCAAAGTTATCGCGCAGCCTGGAATGATCTCCTTTGCCGGCGGCAATCCTTCACTTGAAGCCCTGCCTGATCAGCAGGTCAGCGAACTGGCCCAGTATGTGCTTGCACATGACGGCAAGGCGATTCTGCAGTATGGTGCGACGGAAGGTTATCCTCCTTTTGTTGAAAGTCTGAAATCCTATGTTGAAGACCAGCTTGGAGTAAGCATACCGGCTGTTCTCCCCGTAACGGGTTCGACGCAGGCAATGGATCTCCTTTGCAAAGCTCTGCTTGATCCGGGTGATACCGTTCTTGTGGAAAATCCTTCTTTCCTTGGAAATCTTCAGTGCCTTAAACTGTATCAGGCAAACCTGGTTACCGTTGAAAGCGATGAGGATGGGCTGATTCCTGATGATCTTGAACTGAAAATCAAAAAGTATCATCCCAAGCTGCTTTATACGATTCCAACATTCCAGAACCCAACCGGAAAAACACTGCCCGATTCCAGACGCAGGGCTGTTGCCGATCTCGCCAACAAATATGGTATGGTTGTTGCGGAGGATGATCCTTATCGTGATCTGCGATATGAAGGCGAGAAAGTCAGAGCCATCAAATCCTATGATCAGAATGGCTGGGTTATGTTCCTTGGCAGTTTCAGCAAAACCATTTCACCGGGGCTTCGTATCGGATATATTGCCGGCGATGCCGGAATCATCCGGAAGTGCACCATCGGCAAGCAATCCACGGATGTTCACTCCGCCAATCTGAATCAGGCTGTTGTGGATCAATATCTTCGCAGGAATCTTCTACCCGATCATATCAGCAGCATCTGTAAAGGATATGGAGCGAAAATGCATCAAATGCTTCAGTATCTGGATCAGTTCCCGGATGGAGTCTCTTTTACAAGACCCCAGGGAGGTTTATTCATCTGGGCCGAATTGCCCGAACACATTGATACGGTCAATCTTCTGTCCAAAGCGGTGGAACGTAAAGTCGCCTATGTTCCCGGCACTTATTTCTGTGCCGACGGCGGTCATATGAATACTTTGCGTCTTAACTTCTCCAACAGCACCCCACAGCAGATCGAGACCGGCATGAGTATATTGAACGACCTGATTAAATCCATATTATAA
- a CDS encoding tyrosine--tRNA ligase gives MEHILDILKERGFIAQLTFEDELYEQLKTPTTFYVGFDPTADSLHIGHYIPIMAMAHMQRAGHKPIALMGGGTAMIGDPSGKTDMRKMLTVETIDQNVECIKKQMSRFLDFSDNKALIVNNGDWLRHLNFIDFMRDIGSQFSVNRMLTAECYKARMATENGLSFLEFTYMLMQSYDFLELFHRYGCRLEMGGNDQWSNMLGGADLVRKKENEKAFACTFQLLLTHDGRKMGKTEAGALWLDPVKTSPYNFYQYWRNVDDKDVEKCLALLTFLPMDEVRRLVALKDAEINEAKKVLAYEVTKLVHGEDEARNAAAAAEALFGGGAAASNVPTLEITSDEWSQDARISTLLVRSGLCKSQSDARKQIEQNAVSINDVKISDPAAVLTKDQLGEDGAMLKKGKKGFCRIIVL, from the coding sequence ATGGAACATATTCTTGATATTCTGAAAGAACGCGGCTTTATTGCCCAGTTGACCTTTGAGGACGAACTCTACGAACAGCTCAAAACCCCCACCACTTTCTATGTTGGTTTTGATCCGACTGCAGACAGTCTTCATATCGGACACTATATTCCGATTATGGCTATGGCCCATATGCAGCGAGCCGGCCACAAGCCGATCGCCCTGATGGGCGGAGGGACTGCCATGATCGGTGATCCTTCCGGAAAAACAGATATGCGCAAAATGCTTACAGTGGAAACCATAGATCAGAATGTGGAATGCATCAAAAAGCAGATGTCACGTTTCCTGGATTTTTCTGATAACAAAGCGCTGATTGTCAATAACGGAGACTGGCTTCGCCATCTGAATTTTATTGACTTTATGAGGGATATAGGCTCCCAGTTCTCAGTGAACAGAATGCTCACCGCTGAATGTTACAAAGCCAGAATGGCTACTGAAAACGGCCTGAGTTTCCTTGAGTTTACCTACATGCTGATGCAGAGCTATGATTTCCTCGAACTGTTCCACCGCTATGGATGCCGTCTTGAAATGGGCGGCAATGACCAGTGGAGCAACATGCTCGGCGGCGCCGATCTTGTCCGGAAAAAGGAAAACGAGAAAGCATTTGCCTGTACTTTCCAGCTGCTTCTGACACATGACGGCAGAAAAATGGGCAAAACAGAAGCAGGAGCACTTTGGCTTGATCCGGTCAAAACCTCACCTTACAACTTCTACCAGTACTGGAGAAATGTCGACGATAAGGATGTTGAAAAATGTCTTGCGCTCCTGACTTTCCTGCCTATGGATGAAGTGCGGCGGCTGGTGGCGCTGAAGGACGCAGAAATCAACGAAGCTAAAAAAGTGCTCGCCTACGAAGTGACAAAGCTTGTTCACGGAGAAGATGAAGCCAGGAATGCCGCTGCCGCTGCGGAGGCGTTGTTCGGAGGCGGAGCCGCTGCTTCCAATGTGCCCACACTGGAAATAACGTCTGACGAATGGTCTCAGGATGCCAGAATCTCCACCCTTCTTGTCAGATCAGGCCTTTGCAAAAGCCAGAGTGATGCCAGGAAACAGATTGAACAGAATGCTGTTTCAATCAATGATGTAAAAATCAGTGATCCTGCCGCGGTCCTGACAAAGGATCAGCTTGGAGAAGACGGCGCCATGCTGAAAAAGGGTAAGAAGGGATTCTGCCGTATCATTGTATTATGA
- a CDS encoding YigZ family protein, whose amino-acid sequence MTESYITVSGFSCEEIIINKSRFIGYAAPCSSENEVLSFLQNIRDEHKTATHHCYAYIIGENCGIMRYSDDGEPGGTAGLPIMDVMRTKSIVNCCIVVVRYFGGTLLGTGGLVRAYTQSAQAALAASGIVRMEKTSFYRCTLPYSAWDRFRYAADHLPVKLENIEYGSSICFRLALRSSESQSLLPRLSDAADRALDCIPDDESYDAWETET is encoded by the coding sequence ATGACAGAATCATATATCACCGTTTCCGGGTTTTCCTGCGAAGAAATAATCATCAATAAAAGTCGTTTTATTGGTTATGCTGCCCCATGCAGTTCGGAAAATGAAGTTCTCTCATTTCTTCAAAACATCAGGGATGAGCATAAAACTGCCACGCATCATTGCTATGCGTATATTATCGGTGAAAACTGCGGGATCATGAGATACAGTGATGATGGTGAACCTGGCGGTACCGCAGGATTACCCATCATGGATGTGATGAGAACAAAAAGTATAGTTAACTGCTGTATTGTCGTTGTACGATATTTTGGCGGCACGCTGCTCGGTACCGGAGGACTTGTCCGCGCATACACGCAGAGCGCGCAGGCAGCTCTCGCAGCATCTGGTATTGTCAGGATGGAAAAAACGTCATTCTATCGGTGCACACTTCCCTATTCCGCCTGGGACAGATTTCGCTATGCAGCTGATCATCTGCCTGTAAAATTGGAGAACATTGAATATGGCAGTTCAATCTGTTTTCGTCTTGCATTACGTTCTTCAGAAAGTCAAAGCCTGCTGCCCCGTTTATCCGATGCAGCAGACCGGGCACTGGACTGCATTCCCGACGATGAATCCTATGATGCCTGGGAAACAGAGACATGA
- the deoD gene encoding purine-nucleoside phosphorylase, with translation MSSNIPTPHINAPAGAFAETVLMPGDPLRAKFIAEQYLEKAELVNNVRNVQGYTGYYKGKRVSVMASGMGCPSIGIYSYELFNFYDVKNIIRIGSAGAISPKLKLKDIVIAMSAYTDSGYINSFGFKGNAAPCCSYELLSKAMAYAEKLPCNVVCGPLFSSDAFYSDASQTETLSRLGVLAVEMEAAALYMNAARAGKNALAICSISDSLVTGEELPAEDRQTGFRNMMELGLALI, from the coding sequence ATGTCATCCAACATTCCGACCCCTCATATCAATGCTCCTGCTGGCGCCTTTGCCGAAACAGTGCTTATGCCTGGGGATCCGCTCAGGGCAAAGTTTATTGCAGAACAGTATCTTGAAAAAGCAGAACTGGTGAATAATGTCCGGAACGTACAGGGATATACCGGATATTATAAAGGGAAAAGAGTATCGGTCATGGCCAGCGGTATGGGTTGTCCGTCTATCGGTATATACTCCTATGAACTGTTCAATTTTTATGATGTAAAGAATATTATCCGTATAGGTTCTGCGGGAGCAATTTCACCCAAACTGAAGCTCAAGGATATTGTGATTGCAATGAGCGCTTATACGGATTCCGGCTATATCAACAGTTTCGGATTCAAAGGAAACGCTGCGCCATGCTGCAGCTATGAACTTTTGTCAAAGGCGATGGCATATGCAGAAAAGCTTCCGTGCAATGTGGTTTGCGGACCGCTGTTTTCGTCAGATGCTTTTTATTCTGATGCAAGCCAGACGGAAACACTGTCCAGACTGGGTGTTCTGGCGGTGGAGATGGAAGCGGCCGCACTTTATATGAACGCTGCAAGAGCCGGAAAGAACGCGCTTGCGATATGTTCCATTTCGGACAGCCTGGTCACAGGCGAAGAACTGCCGGCAGAAGACAGGCAGACCGGATTCAGGAATATGATGGAACTTGGATTGGCTTTAATCTGA
- a CDS encoding TetR/AcrR family transcriptional regulator, with protein sequence MKKGDIRKQEILNTAETLFCRKGYEQTSIQDILDCLHTSKGSFYHHYVSKESVLEGICLKRAEQIYHTISDQVNPDEGVVFNLNLLLSGMIPFRDEKLSFLMMLLPIFRTTDGKTVRHYYCEALSDCFRDAVRLQIQRGKEEGLIFCPETEYVTDIILTTVHGLWTGICDHILMCEEKSIEADLSAILNMTECRRMMIERMLSLPYGSIELTDLQTIAFMCKQIHNHWIH encoded by the coding sequence TTGAAAAAAGGCGATATAAGGAAACAGGAAATACTGAATACGGCAGAAACGCTGTTCTGCAGGAAAGGATATGAGCAGACCAGCATACAGGACATCCTTGACTGCCTTCACACCAGTAAAGGGAGCTTTTACCATCATTATGTCAGCAAGGAATCCGTGCTTGAGGGAATCTGTTTAAAAAGAGCTGAACAGATATATCACACGATATCTGATCAGGTGAATCCGGATGAAGGTGTTGTCTTTAATCTGAATCTCCTTTTGTCCGGGATGATTCCGTTCCGGGATGAAAAACTCAGCTTTTTGATGATGCTGCTTCCCATATTCAGAACAACAGATGGAAAAACTGTCCGTCATTATTATTGCGAAGCGTTGTCCGACTGCTTCAGAGATGCGGTGCGCTTACAAATACAAAGAGGAAAGGAAGAAGGACTCATCTTCTGCCCCGAAACAGAATATGTTACAGATATTATCCTGACAACTGTTCACGGACTCTGGACCGGGATATGCGATCATATTCTTATGTGCGAAGAAAAAAGCATCGAAGCAGACCTGTCAGCAATTCTCAATATGACGGAGTGCCGCAGAATGATGATTGAAAGAATGCTTTCTCTTCCATATGGATCCATTGAACTTACAGATCTGCAGACAATAGCATTCATGTGTAAACAGATTCATAATCACTGGATACACTGA